The sequence tacattaattttatttttaaaattgattaaataaaataactaattccTATCATaatcattaaggaattattacACActattaatttacatttttattttaatttagcaCACATGTATATTAGGAAATTTTGTAGTATTATTACACAATAGTTCGTCTTATAAGAGAAACAATCACTTTTTATGACAAGaatgtatttgtttttaattttcaattttagtagaatttattttttaaaatattttggatgtgatattttaaaaaagttaaaaacaattttttaattattaaaataaatgtgttttaaaataatattatattataatttgtaaatcCCACGCCTAAATTCagtttattcaataaaatttaaaaaaaaacacttttcaaaatcaattctacccatttccataatttttaaaatgaatttttttaccaTAAAATGAATTCCCATTGCTGAGTGTGTGATTTTCAAAGCAAAACAACTAACGTgcgtttttttgttgttgagaaaatcaaagaaaaatatttgatcaACACCCAATACGTTATCTAACACACCTAGAGAGAGAATCAAGATAGTAAAGGTAGGTTAGAAATGCAATTGTTCCTAAAAGCATGGTGTATGatattaactattaatttaaatacagaTAGTAAAGGTGCATCTAAATAAGAATTACTTCTGCAAACAATTTGATTTTCCCCTCAGCTAACATCCAAAGTTACATCTatggatttatttttttctggtgaaaaacaaaagaaaaattatatataccgAACATCTATGCTTCCTTTATAACTACAAAACTGGAAAATCTTTGATTACACTACTGAAGAACTGTGAATGAAGAGAGCAATCTCACCATAAATATTCACAACAAAAAGTAACAAATCTACGACCATGTCATAAGCTAGAAGTCCTATTTGATGGAGGTCCAATTCATTTAAGCATGCAGCCTAATATGCAGTTTAACGAAAAAATCACTAGTAAGAATCCAAGACAGTGAGAGTGCACAAACTGGTATATATCACCTCTCAACAGTTCTTAAAAGAGTCAACCAAGAAGAAATCATGCGACATTATTTAAGTTGGTATCGACCAAAGACTGActgaaaatcaaacatataccCAAATTCGGGTTTGAAAAAATTTACAAGAGAAATCGCCATGCTTGAGATCAACATCATGTGTTCCATCAATATTGAAATGGACCCACTTTGTGCTTACCCTCTATAAATTCTCATCTACAAATTTAAGCCTCTTACAGTGATCAGATTAACCGGATTGACGGAGGATTACCTGCCGGGAACCTTTGCCTACGGGGCCTTCTGGTTGTCTTGCCCCAACCTGCTAGGCTTCTATCCTCCAATCCCACCACTTCAATGTTACTAAGCTGCTGAATAAGTGGGGTGCTTGTTTCAACAGTTGCCACAGGAGGAGGGGGAGGAGTTGGGGTAACCTGTGCCTGTGATCGCCGCCTACCCCTACCACACCCATTCCTAGAAGAGCTTCTCCTGTTTAATCCTGAATTCCATGCATGACCTGTTGCTTTCATGAGTCCTCCAAATGTTTGGAGATCTTCTGTTACTTCATGCCTCGATAAAGATGCAAGGCCTGGAAGGATATCCCTTTGGAAGTCCCTTCGCTGCCTCCCTCGCCTAGCCGGCCCCCTTCGTGTCCGAGTAGGTAACGAGGTTGTTCCAATTTCTTCCACTTTGAAGTTTTCTGGAACAAGGGGCTGGGGCATGTAGTCTTCTTCCTTGGTCTCTGTCAGTTTCAATGTCATTGATTCAAAGTAATCCATTCCATCTGAGGAAGATTCTTCATTATCCTCgatatttttttcccttgaaTTATCAGTCTTCTTCTGTAGATCATCCACACACGAGGAAACTATATCCACAAACCAACTTAGAGGGTCCACCACCGGGCCTTCTGATGGACTGCTGATCACATCATCAACTTGCTGGCAGCAAGAAGATGACAAGACAACAATTGCCTCTGCTGCATACCTCATAAGTTCATCCTGTGGCTTTTCAACTGTGTCTTGTGGGCCAAGTAGCGAAACTAGAGGAGTTTCAAGCTTCTTTTCTTCGGGAATGGCATCCTCCTCTGTCTCAGAAACAGCAGGGGCTTCAAGATCTATTTCTGCCTTTGTTTCTAAGTTGGTTGCTGGAATATTTGTCACAAATGCTTCATCCTCATTCATACTCAAGTTCAGATCAATCTGATTTCTAGAGTTGGCTTTTGTTGTGGATAATCCTGTCTCACAAACAATAACTGTAGCTACAGCTTGTACGTCCAACTCAGGAACAGCAGCATCACAAGGCAAGTTAATATCAAGTATCTGTTCTTTCCGATAATTTCCCACTAATTCTACGTCAGATGGATTAGGAACCGACACAGATGGAGACATGAATGAAGATAACTCCTTAGCAGAAATATGAGGTATGTCAAATATGGGAACACCAAGAATTTTCCTTTTACTAGAACTCTCGCTTACTTCTCTCCTCTTTAGCTCAATATCATTTGAAAACAAACCTGTAGTTACATTGTGAATAAATTTTCCATTAGACCCCTTTCCAGTTTCTTCTTTGTTAGATGAAGAAGAAACTTGGAAAACATTTAAACCTCCAGCATTTTGTGCCACATTCTTACATGTTGTCTTGGCTCTAAGCCAAGGCAACACTGCAAGCTGCTCCTCATGCTTCTGTTCTCCATCCATGATTCCCAGACCTGACTGGGAAACTAAGTTGTTCGATGAAGCATTTGAAAGTATCTCAttcaagttaatattttttgcaGACTTCATGTCATAgcaatttgaattcaaatttgaacTCTTGTAGCAGTTTGCTGGACCATTATTGAAGTGTTCAGGAAATTTCTTGCAATCACTATCATGGTTAAGATAGCTAATTGAAGAGATGTTCACTGACAGCTCCTTGGACCCAGATAAAGTCCCAGGGTAAAATCCATTTTTCCCAGATGCCTCACATCGAAAACCGGGATTAAGCTTTGAATTGATATTTAGAGGCCAACTATCTCCCAACATCCCATTACTCTGATGTGACTGGGAACTCCTACTCAAGGAACCAGATGCATTTAGACATGGAGATGGAGGTGTCTGTACAGATATAAACTTCTGGTTTAGGGTACTACTTGCCATGTCCCAAGATGAGTGAGACCAAGATCTAGCTAAATCTGAGGAAGGAGCAATTGCAAAGAGACCATGCCTATGTGATGATGCAACAGACTCTGAAAGCTTATTAGCAGAGGATTCATGATTTCTTTCACTGATATCTAAACCACTAGCTGTCTTTTCCCTCAACAAATCAGTCTTGCTTCCATTAGTTAGATAATCAGATGTAGGCTCATGAGATTTACTGAGTTCATCTTGCATTGTTTGGGAAGATAAAAGTGATTGGTCTTGTTTGAGGAGTTGAGGAATGGTTTTTGGATTGCTTTTAGCTTGCCCTGCAATCAatataaacttaattttatGGCACAATTTATCATATATCACAACAATATTAGTACTTGTTTACTGCCACGTAATCGAAAAGGAACATTTGGTATAAAAGAAATACATATACGAATACAATGACCTTCTATATAATTAGCAAAGTTCTACTTGGAGCAAAACTATCCAATTCacctatgttaaaaaaatatagtttatcagcttattttaacaaaatcatCACAAACACATGCCAATTTAGCTAACatttgtctttgaaatgtaTCAGATAGGAGACGCAGGttcaaaatgtaaatttgaagcaaGAAGCTCAATAAGAAATCTAACCTGACTCTATTGAAGAAATCCACATTTTTCCATTCCTGTCATTATCCAAATATCCATTATTACGAGCCCAACTGTCAGTTCCATGATGTGAGTTCAGTAAATCTTCCTTGGACAGACCAAAGAATCTCAACTTCTGTTTGGCAGATAGATCAGAACATTCAGTTGCCCCTTGATAGGAATTATGGTTCTGAGGAGGAACGTAAGCAACATCATTTGTTTCTTCCACATGAACAGGTTCATTTAAGTCTGCCAAACTATTTCTGCTTCTTAAAGATTGCTTAGGTCTTGAAATGTCTTCCTGGCCACCAGTCTTGCCACCATTGCCACTAaaaaggtccatatcacctccCTTTTCGTGTTTATAGCTCCTATCAGAAAGAAAATTTGTGGTGCCACTAATCTTTTCGTCACCaggcttttcattttcttcagtaTCAATGTACTCATCAGCAGGGAGGTGAAggtcaaacatttttctcctcacCTTTGAGGGTCTGAAACCCAGTATCTCAACATCTTTCGAGCTACTACTCCCATTTGGCGATGGGAACAGACCAGCTTGCTTACTGATTCCTTTATTAGAACTCAAAGGAGAATGAATGCCCTCAACGCCTGAAATAGATGGTCTAGCACAAGTAGAACTTCCAACTATTGGAAATCCAGGAACATGCCATTTTTTACCATCTTCAGATGTTAACTGAGATGCCAAGGGACCTGTGGAAAATGATTTCTCAACAGATATATGGTTTCTGTATAAATCTTTCATTTTAACTTCATCCATCAAATCCCTTTGTATTCTGTACAAGCGGTGAAGTTCAAAGACCTGATTaaatacataatataaatatatcaaaagGTTCACTAATCATAggtttcataaataaattaagctgAAAAATACCACCACTCAAGAAAAACCTACatgtaaaattgattaaaagtcAATTTTGCAACAAACTAGTGTTGATAACATAAGTGAAATACTAGCCACTGCAACAATTGAAAAAAGAGacattttaagagaaaaaaactcTGGAGAAGCACAGAAATCAAA comes from Glycine soja cultivar W05 chromosome 20, ASM419377v2, whole genome shotgun sequence and encodes:
- the LOC114403109 gene encoding uncharacterized protein LOC114403109 yields the protein MGTKVQSLPGYYSMRDLNEESSSCGWPLYYGDKTLANGQYYHNYLSSGAADACSTHDKDNVKQTMLEHEAIFKNQVFELHRLYRIQRDLMDEVKMKDLYRNHISVEKSFSTGPLASQLTSEDGKKWHVPGFPIVGSSTCARPSISGVEGIHSPLSSNKGISKQAGLFPSPNGSSSSKDVEILGFRPSKVRRKMFDLHLPADEYIDTEENEKPGDEKISGTTNFLSDRSYKHEKGGDMDLFSGNGGKTGGQEDISRPKQSLRSRNSLADLNEPVHVEETNDVAYVPPQNHNSYQGATECSDLSAKQKLRFFGLSKEDLLNSHHGTDSWARNNGYLDNDRNGKMWISSIESGQAKSNPKTIPQLLKQDQSLLSSQTMQDELSKSHEPTSDYLTNGSKTDLLREKTASGLDISERNHESSANKLSESVASSHRHGLFAIAPSSDLARSWSHSSWDMASSTLNQKFISVQTPPSPCLNASGSLSRSSQSHQSNGMLGDSWPLNINSKLNPGFRCEASGKNGFYPGTLSGSKELSVNISSISYLNHDSDCKKFPEHFNNGPANCYKSSNLNSNCYDMKSAKNINLNEILSNASSNNLVSQSGLGIMDGEQKHEEQLAVLPWLRAKTTCKNVAQNAGGLNVFQVSSSSNKEETGKGSNGKFIHNVTTGLFSNDIELKRREVSESSSKRKILGVPIFDIPHISAKELSSFMSPSVSVPNPSDVELVGNYRKEQILDINLPCDAAVPELDVQAVATVIVCETGLSTTKANSRNQIDLNLSMNEDEAFVTNIPATNLETKAEIDLEAPAVSETEEDAIPEEKKLETPLVSLLGPQDTVEKPQDELMRYAAEAIVVLSSSCCQQVDDVISSPSEGPVVDPLSWFVDIVSSCVDDLQKKTDNSREKNIEDNEESSSDGMDYFESMTLKLTETKEEDYMPQPLVPENFKVEEIGTTSLPTRTRRGPARRGRQRRDFQRDILPGLASLSRHEVTEDLQTFGGLMKATGHAWNSGLNRRSSSRNGCGRGRRRSQAQVTPTPPPPPVATVETSTPLIQQLSNIEVVGLEDRSLAGWGKTTRRPRRQRFPAGNPPSIRLI